The genomic window aatgttgcctttctagtttaccaAGCATCTTATCACCTTCATTTCGAATAACGGCACTGTGTGGGGTGTTCTTGAATAAGTAAATGCGTTGACTGTGACCATAAACTTGCTCACCATTTAACAGTTACTGTGCTTTGTAAATAAATCAATGTCACTTGTCCTGTAGATCGACCCAGTGAAGCAATTCTCTGAGCGTGCGAAGGTTTCCTACGATGGCGCCAACAAGCGCGTCCGCAGGATCGAGGAGGTCAATCTCCTCCAGGATAAGGAGTTCTTCGACGTGCTGTACCTGCACAACACCGAACCCGTGAGTATCAGGATTATAGCACAAGTTGCTGGAAAAATTATTCGCAAAATTCAAGGCTATCAAGGATACTAGTAGTAGACGACCCGTATCCATACTGCAATGCGACCCTTTCCAGCTATACACACAGCCAAAAATCGCAGCACTGTGGCCGTATGGTAGAACGCCGCATTGTGTATGTCAGGAATCTCAGAAAtatgcacacagacacagaaacacacacataccgacacacacacacacacagacacaaacccacgcacgcacgcacatcTAAAGTGTACATATGATTTACTGAAGAAAGCATGACTAGGGGTCACATTCAAATGGTGATCAGTATCTAAGAGTTTCGGGGTCAAGAATTGTCTTCTTCATCCTCTCATCGCCACTTTCTTCGCAGGGCACCGAGTACCGCCTTAACCTGAAGTCGAAGGAGTGCGAGAAGAAAGAGCTTACCGAGCCATGGCGTCCATTCGAAGTCCCTCCAAACTCGACCTTCCTGGGCGAGAGTTACATCGGAACCGGCGCAGTACCAGGGGCAGGCGTCCTGACGGAACTTTGGGAAAGGACATTTGAGAGCGGAGGTTAGACTTTGCTTGTAATGTCTCTCGTCAATAGCAggctgggtgccatcctagtgaGTTTGCCGGGACCCGTCCCCTCTACCCTCCTATCAAAAGCAGGCTTTACGGGCTTGGCTTTTTTCTGGGCTGTTTTCTGAGTATACATCCGTTCTTAATGCATCCTAGGCTCCTCAGCCCCCCTTGCCAACAGTCATGTAAGGGGGAGTATGGGGTGTGTGTGGCTAAGGGTAAACTAGGGGACAGTGGTACATGAACCGGTCTTCTGGACagtcattgaaaaaaaaggaagaccTTGCTTTGAGGCTACTTTACAGCATACAGCATACATAACCTTCACTGTTTCTGCCATATAGACAAGTTTTTCGGTGCCTACACCGTGGAGGGCTGCATTCCCATCCAAGACGAATTCTACAGCAACCGTACCGGCCTTGTCACTACACTGTAAGTATGAAGGAAACGAAATATCACGTGAAGCTAAAATACGCACATGTGGTAAAtggatactctccaagcagagaaggggtttcggctggtttttgacgtgtttctaggcgtttttgtcgggctttctaccgACAACAGTCATGTTTGACACTATGGGGTTggctattaaaaaaaaaaacatgacaaagtagaaagcccgacaaaaacgtctagaaacacgtcaaaaaccagccgaaacccctcctctgcttggagagtagtaaatggatgtatctgtatctgcaatACATAGAATTTTCGTCATGTACCTGTAACGTTAGTACGTGTGTAAGTGTTTCGTCTATAAGAAGAATTGATTCTCTCCTTCCTGAGGGTTGTTTACATAAGAAATGATGGGCCTCTTGGTGTCCAATAACCTTTCGTGATGCAACACTTTTTGGACAACAAAGTATAGATGTTGAATATATGCCGTTTGTGGCTACGTTTGTTAATCTGGTGCTAAAATGATAATGCGAATGCCTTTTTCTCAGGTTCTTTGACGTCACAGGTGGTATCTCCGACCCCAATGTCTTCATTCCACCGAAAGAATGCGTGTAACTGCTGACGGTGTTGCTCAGAAGTGTACACGTATCACTAGAGGACAGATTAGACGTGCAATGAAAGCttgaagaaaaaatgtttctacATGACATTCTTATAACGTTGGTTAATTTCCTAGCAAAACTTTTACTACAACGATTCATGATATTAAAACAGCGTGATGTAACTGTACTAGATGTATTTTCACTAAACGTGTTTGTTTCGTCGGCGTCAGTTTTGTACTGTTTACACTTATGTTAACTTTACATATAGCTTACATACATATCTGTACGTATTTGGTCTTTCGTTTGTCGTAAGAAAGTATTTTGTCCGACTTTTCATACCCACTTTGTATTGATACCCCTATGCCACCGTCTACTTTATTGCTTTTCTTCTGATTTCCTTATACGGAAATGGTtgtgaatgaataaaaacattGTGTGATTGAACGACAATATGACATTGTTTTCTTAAATAATATGTCCATTAAGTGCGAAAATAGTGCCAAGCTACATCGATTATGATTCGCTTTCTGTTGTTGATAACAATTAAGAAAAGGGTCTGTGTAAAGACATTGTACCCCTTAATTATGTTTAAACAATCTGATGACAGCCAGTATTGTAACCACCGACCTCTACTCGGAGAGTAAAGATGGTACTGATATC from Branchiostoma lanceolatum isolate klBraLanc5 chromosome 4, klBraLanc5.hap2, whole genome shotgun sequence includes these protein-coding regions:
- the LOC136433755 gene encoding mammalian ependymin-related protein 1-like, which codes for MKTLLLFAAVCLAVAHSQILQPCSPPPLWEARISRIDPVKQFSERAKVSYDGANKRVRRIEEVNLLQDKEFFDVLYLHNTEPGTEYRLNLKSKECEKKELTEPWRPFEVPPNSTFLGESYIGTGAVPGAGVLTELWERTFESGDKFFGAYTVEGCIPIQDEFYSNRTGLVTTLFFDVTGGISDPNVFIPPKECV